A stretch of the Saccharicrinis carchari genome encodes the following:
- a CDS encoding DUF4251 domain-containing protein: MVKNIKVVLLLALVFVIANAWGQNAAKSRTDKSTKKTQAFEQLKVMIRDKPIEFVAERAFPMGFKNMDLFNNPNHLRIVGDSALVHMPYFGRAYSVTPGERGGFHFEGLMRNKKVKVDERKRRIRISFEMKESNDQYQFYLEITGKENATLNISSNNRSPISYHGKVEEWKNED, from the coding sequence ATGGTTAAAAATATAAAAGTAGTTTTACTGCTTGCATTGGTCTTTGTGATAGCGAATGCATGGGGTCAAAATGCAGCCAAAAGCAGAACGGATAAGAGCACGAAGAAAACGCAAGCCTTTGAGCAACTGAAGGTGATGATTAGGGACAAGCCTATTGAGTTTGTTGCCGAAAGGGCTTTTCCGATGGGATTTAAAAATATGGATCTATTCAACAATCCCAATCATCTGAGGATTGTGGGAGATAGTGCCTTGGTTCATATGCCTTATTTTGGAAGAGCTTACAGTGTTACCCCCGGTGAAAGAGGAGGTTTTCATTTCGAGGGCCTTATGCGAAATAAGAAGGTTAAGGTAGATGAGCGCAAACGCAGGATAAGGATTTCTTTTGAGATGAAAGAAAGCAATGATCAATATCAGTTTTATTTGGAAATAACGGGGAAAGAGAATGCCACCTTAAATATCAGTAGCAATAACCGAAGTCCAATTTCGTATCATGGTAAGGTGGAAGAGTGGAAAAATGAGGATTAA
- a CDS encoding ABC-F family ATP-binding cassette domain-containing protein codes for MNYLSVENLTHHWGDIQLFDNLTFGVSEGQKIGLIARNGTGKTTLLNILAGVLPNESGQVTYRKGVSVGYLQQLPVLNNDHTVMEEIFASDNPQVIAIKAYEKALSEENHDELGILIEELDKLNAWDYESQVKLILSQLKITNFNQQIGQLSGGQKKRVALANLLINEPQFLILDEPTNHLDLEMIEWLEAYLERSRCTLMMVTHDRYFLDRVCNEIMELADQTIYNYKGNYQNFLEKREERIQTQNAQVDKAKNLLKKEQEWMNRMPQARATKAKYRIDAFYDLKKKADSGTTEQHLELNIQSARLGKKIIECHHVNKAFGNLKILNDFSYKFAQGEKVGIIGKNGTGKTTFLNIITGALEPDSGHLEKGETVVVGHYRQSGMDIDPTKRVLDVISDISEHITLGSGNTMSPAQFLRYFLFPNEMHHVLVEKISGGEKKRLYLMTVLMKNPNFLILDEPTNDLDIFTLSLLEEYLLSFKGCVIIVSHDRYFMDRIVDHLFVFKGEGKIKDFPGNYSAYHEYKLGQEKEQKKLEKVQKEPVKPFPVKEKVRKLTFKEKKEMEKLEKEIEQLNTEKETLENELNSGNLNAEALIEKAKRLSTIIKLVDENEMRWLELSEIEG; via the coding sequence ATGAATTACCTTTCTGTAGAGAATCTGACCCATCATTGGGGCGACATACAATTATTCGACAACTTAACTTTTGGGGTATCGGAGGGACAAAAAATTGGCCTGATTGCCCGTAACGGAACCGGAAAAACTACCTTACTGAATATCCTTGCCGGTGTGCTGCCTAACGAAAGCGGACAGGTTACCTACCGCAAGGGTGTTTCGGTGGGATACCTGCAGCAGCTCCCTGTTTTAAATAATGACCATACCGTTATGGAAGAAATCTTCGCCTCGGACAATCCGCAGGTAATAGCCATAAAAGCCTACGAAAAAGCACTGAGTGAAGAAAACCACGATGAATTGGGCATACTAATTGAGGAGCTGGACAAGCTAAATGCCTGGGATTACGAATCACAGGTTAAACTTATCCTGTCGCAGCTCAAAATAACCAACTTCAACCAGCAGATAGGCCAACTATCGGGCGGACAAAAAAAGAGGGTGGCCCTGGCCAACCTGCTTATCAACGAGCCGCAATTTTTAATACTGGACGAGCCCACCAACCACCTGGACCTGGAAATGATAGAGTGGTTAGAAGCCTATCTGGAACGATCCAGATGTACCCTGATGATGGTAACCCACGATCGCTACTTTTTAGATCGTGTATGCAACGAGATCATGGAACTGGCCGATCAAACAATTTATAACTACAAGGGGAACTATCAAAATTTTCTGGAAAAACGAGAAGAACGCATACAAACCCAAAACGCACAAGTAGATAAAGCCAAAAACCTGCTTAAGAAAGAACAGGAATGGATGAATCGTATGCCACAGGCACGTGCTACCAAAGCCAAATATCGTATCGATGCCTTTTACGATTTAAAGAAAAAAGCCGACAGCGGCACGACTGAGCAGCATTTAGAGCTAAATATTCAATCGGCGCGTTTGGGTAAAAAAATTATTGAATGCCACCATGTAAACAAAGCTTTTGGCAATTTAAAAATACTAAATGATTTTAGCTACAAATTTGCCCAAGGCGAAAAAGTAGGGATTATCGGTAAAAACGGAACCGGAAAAACTACTTTCCTAAATATAATAACGGGTGCGTTAGAGCCTGACAGTGGCCATCTGGAAAAAGGCGAAACGGTAGTAGTAGGACACTACCGTCAGAGCGGTATGGATATAGATCCTACAAAAAGAGTGCTGGATGTTATTTCGGATATATCGGAGCACATAACATTGGGTTCGGGCAATACCATGAGCCCGGCACAATTTCTGCGTTATTTTCTGTTCCCCAACGAGATGCACCATGTGCTGGTTGAAAAAATTAGTGGCGGGGAAAAAAAACGGCTGTACCTAATGACTGTACTAATGAAAAACCCTAACTTTTTAATTCTGGATGAGCCAACCAACGATTTAGATATATTTACTTTAAGTCTGTTGGAAGAATATCTTTTGAGTTTTAAGGGTTGCGTTATCATCGTATCGCACGACCGATATTTTATGGACAGAATAGTAGATCATCTTTTTGTATTTAAAGGAGAAGGGAAAATAAAAGACTTTCCGGGTAACTACTCTGCTTACCACGAATATAAATTAGGGCAGGAAAAAGAGCAAAAAAAATTAGAAAAAGTCCAAAAGGAACCCGTGAAACCTTTTCCTGTAAAAGAAAAAGTGCGCAAACTTACTTTTAAGGAGAAAAAGGAAATGGAAAAGCTGGAAAAAGAAATAGAACAACTAAATACTGAAAAAGAAACGCTGGAAAACGAGTTGAACTCAGGAAACTTAAATGCCGAGGCCCTTATCGAAAAAGCTAAACGCCTGAGCACCATCATTAAGTTGGTGGACGAAAATGAAATGCGCTGGCTAGAACTAAGCGAGATAGAAGGGTAA
- a CDS encoding prephenate dehydratase, producing MKQTKKAAIQGGGGSNHEIAAKAYFNTEDIEMVECNTFEEIFSTLKKDSSVYGIIAIENTLVGSILQNYTLLKDSGLVIIGEYKLRIKHQLLALPGQSIEDITEVHSHPMALAQCAEFFKQYPHIKMISRDDTALSGKWIRDNQLKGMAAIAPQLAAEKYDLEIIAKDIETNKRNFTRFLIISDKGKIEVEELLVANKVNKSSLVFSLPHSEGSLSKVLSVLAFYNINLSKIQSLPIVGHEWEYMFYIDLVFDDYNRYLQSLDAIRPLTKNLKNLGEYHVCKRSFDTVSNDNRSLSEQKTF from the coding sequence ATGAAACAAACTAAAAAGGCAGCAATACAAGGCGGAGGTGGTTCCAACCACGAAATTGCAGCCAAAGCCTACTTTAACACCGAGGATATAGAAATGGTGGAATGCAACACTTTTGAAGAGATTTTTTCGACCTTAAAGAAAGACAGTTCCGTGTACGGCATTATTGCCATCGAAAACACTTTAGTGGGTAGCATCCTGCAAAACTATACCCTGCTTAAAGATTCAGGCCTGGTAATTATTGGGGAGTACAAACTGCGGATTAAACATCAATTATTGGCTTTACCCGGTCAATCCATCGAGGACATTACCGAGGTTCACTCCCACCCCATGGCGCTGGCTCAATGTGCCGAGTTCTTTAAACAATATCCACACATTAAAATGATATCGCGCGACGATACTGCCTTGAGCGGTAAATGGATCCGCGACAACCAACTGAAAGGCATGGCCGCCATAGCCCCCCAGCTGGCTGCCGAAAAATATGACCTGGAAATAATTGCCAAAGACATTGAGACCAACAAACGTAATTTCACACGTTTTTTAATCATCTCCGACAAGGGAAAAATTGAAGTAGAAGAACTATTGGTTGCTAATAAAGTGAACAAATCATCCTTGGTTTTTTCTCTTCCGCACTCCGAGGGTAGTTTGTCAAAAGTTTTATCGGTACTGGCCTTCTACAACATCAACCTCTCAAAAATACAATCCCTGCCCATTGTTGGCCACGAATGGGAGTATATGTTTTATATCGATTTGGTATTCGACGATTACAACCGCTATCTGCAATCCCTGGATGCCATACGCCCCTTAACCAAAAACCTGAAGAATCTGGGCGAATATCACGTTTGTAAAAGATCCTTTGATACGGTGAGCAACGACAACAGGTCACTTTCTGAACAAAAAACATTTTAA
- a CDS encoding AMP-binding protein, with protein MFLQKKEKPAIVSANITVPYKDLGSKIQLYSSLYTSVDKVAIFSENRLGWIYSFYSAWNNDALVVPVDFMSTVNEVAYILNDCRPEVIFVSKDKNNDLEQALAQVNYQPKVLLIDDYEQAACDAFDAFPVIEPDEQKTAVIIYTSGTTGSPKGVMLSFTNLLSNIKAVSVDVEIYQPNDTILLLLPLHHIFPLLGTMIMPLFTGATVAMSPSMASEDIIKTMQDNKVTLLIGVPRLFSAIRKGIKDKINKSKVASALFSLAEKINSKAFSKLVFGTVHRKFGGHIRFMVSGGAALDTAVGNDYKTLGFDVLEGYGMTEAAPMITFTRPGHIKVGSPGFRLPQCKVEIRDGEIVAKGDNIMQGYYNRPNETAEVLKDGWLYTGDLGHFDKDDYLIITGRKKEIMILSNGKNINPVEIEQKLEHYAAFVNEVGVYQSGDQFKAIVVPSDTLMAQYSDPMELHQQIKWKVFDDYNQHCASYKKVTDFTVFDGELPRTRLGKIQRFKLADLESVEKIEELPQVQVDSREFDIIVSYLEQEKGKRVLPQYHLEMDLGLDSLDKVSLQVFLKSSFGVDIAPDELIRFKSVLALSEYIQDNRSRMKAEKIDWAQILKEKVNLSLPKTWFTGRFFVKVSKTFFRLYFRFRGKGLKNIPDEPCIIAPNHQSYFDGLFVASFLKNKTIKNTYFYAKEKHVRQAWLKFLANRNHIIIMDLNKDLKESIQKLGEALKKKKNLIIFPEGTRTKTGNLGDFKKTFAILSRELNVPIVPVSINGAFDALPKGSWFPRPFKTVIVEFLEPVMPGVESYETISNLVHSKISQQQTLPGK; from the coding sequence ATGTTTTTACAAAAAAAAGAAAAGCCGGCAATAGTAAGTGCCAATATAACAGTTCCATATAAGGACTTAGGAAGTAAGATTCAATTATATTCCTCATTATACACTTCGGTAGACAAAGTGGCCATTTTTTCGGAGAACCGGCTAGGCTGGATTTATAGCTTTTATTCGGCTTGGAATAATGATGCGCTGGTAGTACCCGTAGATTTTATGAGCACGGTAAATGAGGTGGCGTATATTTTAAATGATTGTCGACCCGAGGTTATCTTCGTTTCCAAGGATAAAAATAACGATTTGGAACAGGCCTTGGCTCAGGTAAATTATCAACCCAAAGTACTATTGATTGATGACTATGAGCAGGCAGCATGCGATGCATTTGATGCTTTCCCTGTAATAGAACCCGACGAACAAAAAACGGCTGTTATCATTTATACTTCTGGTACTACCGGAAGCCCCAAAGGGGTTATGTTATCATTTACCAACTTGTTATCGAATATTAAAGCCGTTTCGGTGGATGTGGAGATTTACCAACCCAATGATACCATTCTGTTACTATTGCCCTTGCATCATATTTTTCCCTTGTTAGGTACAATGATTATGCCCCTGTTTACAGGTGCTACAGTTGCTATGTCGCCTTCCATGGCATCTGAGGATATTATAAAAACGATGCAGGATAATAAGGTGACTCTGCTAATAGGCGTGCCTCGTTTGTTTAGCGCTATACGCAAGGGAATTAAGGATAAGATTAACAAAAGCAAGGTGGCAAGTGCATTATTTAGCCTGGCCGAAAAAATTAATTCCAAAGCTTTCTCCAAACTTGTATTCGGAACCGTACACAGAAAATTTGGGGGGCATATTCGTTTTATGGTTTCGGGCGGTGCCGCCCTGGATACTGCAGTAGGTAACGATTACAAAACGCTGGGCTTCGATGTGCTCGAAGGGTATGGCATGACCGAAGCGGCACCCATGATTACCTTTACGCGACCCGGACATATTAAAGTGGGCTCGCCAGGTTTTAGGTTACCCCAATGTAAAGTGGAAATACGCGACGGCGAAATTGTGGCCAAAGGTGATAATATTATGCAAGGTTATTATAACCGTCCAAACGAAACTGCCGAAGTGCTTAAGGACGGTTGGCTTTATACCGGTGATTTGGGACACTTTGATAAAGACGATTATTTGATTATTACCGGACGTAAAAAAGAGATTATGATTCTCTCGAATGGTAAAAATATTAATCCCGTAGAAATTGAACAAAAGTTGGAGCATTATGCTGCTTTTGTAAATGAAGTGGGCGTATATCAATCCGGCGATCAGTTTAAAGCTATTGTGGTGCCTTCTGATACTTTAATGGCGCAATATTCCGATCCGATGGAATTGCACCAGCAGATAAAATGGAAAGTTTTCGACGATTACAACCAGCATTGCGCCTCGTATAAAAAAGTTACTGACTTTACGGTATTTGATGGAGAGCTGCCACGCACACGCTTAGGGAAAATACAACGTTTTAAATTGGCCGATCTGGAAAGTGTGGAAAAAATTGAGGAGCTGCCACAAGTGCAGGTTGATAGCCGGGAGTTTGATATTATTGTAAGCTATCTGGAACAGGAAAAAGGAAAGAGAGTACTTCCCCAGTATCATTTAGAAATGGATCTGGGCCTGGACTCCTTAGATAAGGTGAGCCTGCAGGTTTTTTTAAAATCGAGTTTTGGTGTGGATATTGCCCCGGATGAACTAATCAGGTTCAAAAGTGTGCTGGCGTTGAGTGAGTATATCCAGGATAACAGAAGTAGAATGAAAGCCGAGAAAATTGATTGGGCACAAATTTTAAAAGAGAAGGTGAATTTATCGCTGCCCAAAACATGGTTTACAGGGCGCTTTTTTGTAAAGGTATCCAAAACGTTTTTTAGGCTTTATTTTAGGTTCAGAGGTAAAGGATTAAAGAATATTCCGGATGAGCCTTGTATCATTGCACCCAACCACCAAAGTTATTTCGACGGTTTGTTTGTGGCTTCGTTTTTAAAAAATAAGACCATTAAAAACACCTACTTCTATGCCAAAGAAAAACATGTACGTCAGGCCTGGCTTAAGTTTTTGGCTAATCGTAACCATATTATTATTATGGATTTGAACAAGGATTTAAAAGAGTCCATTCAAAAGCTGGGCGAAGCACTCAAAAAGAAGAAGAATCTAATCATCTTTCCCGAAGGTACCCGTACTAAAACAGGCAACCTGGGCGATTTTAAAAAAACCTTTGCCATATTAAGTCGTGAGCTTAACGTGCCTATCGTACCGGTATCGATAAATGGAGCCTTTGATGCCCTGCCCAAGGGCAGTTGGTTCCCCCGACCTTTTAAAACGGTGATAGTGGAATTTCTGGAGCCGGTGATGCCGGGCGTGGAATCCTACGAAACGATCTCGAATTTGGTGCACAGCAAAATAAGTCAGCAACAAACACTTCCGGGTAAGTAA
- a CDS encoding MDR family MFS transporter: protein MRKTWILIALMLTMMLAAMDTTIVATAIPQIVGDLGGFSLFSWLFSIYLLIQTITIPVYGKLADIYGRKPILIAGIIVFLIGSAACGGAWDMYSLIFFRGLQAIGAGAIMATVNTIAGDIYSIRERAKIQGWLSSVWGISAIMGPALGGAFAQYASWRWIFFVNIPFGIASIILISKFLHENKPKKQPNIDWAGAVAMLLTGAVIMFGLLQSGQAWPWFSFNTLGVIAVGALMVFITVRIERKSAEPILPAWVWRRRVLLGANLATIGMAVITMGPQMYLPVFAQSVTGVGAIAAGFILASMSITWPLSSSLSGKLYLRIGFRNTALCGIIIVIIGASGFLFMKFPGPVWALVAFQLIMGAGFGLISTPLIVGVQSTVAWGQRGVVTGATMFSRYFGQSIGAALFATIFNAALTDKLENAPTQLQAQLPDVNEVVELLQSHGSVSGVSNYLREVFFDATHNVYIGLVATACITLFILLLTPARFPTVED, encoded by the coding sequence ATGCGAAAAACCTGGATACTAATTGCCTTAATGCTGACTATGATGTTGGCAGCGATGGATACAACAATTGTGGCGACAGCTATTCCGCAAATTGTAGGCGATTTGGGTGGGTTTTCTTTGTTCAGCTGGTTGTTCTCAATTTATTTGCTCATTCAAACCATTACTATTCCTGTGTATGGAAAACTGGCCGATATTTACGGACGGAAACCAATTTTAATTGCCGGCATAATAGTTTTTTTGATTGGCTCTGCGGCTTGTGGAGGTGCATGGGACATGTATTCCTTAATTTTTTTCAGGGGACTTCAGGCAATTGGAGCCGGTGCTATAATGGCAACGGTAAACACCATTGCCGGAGATATTTACTCTATTCGTGAGCGTGCTAAAATTCAGGGCTGGTTGTCGAGTGTATGGGGCATATCGGCCATTATGGGGCCTGCACTGGGAGGCGCCTTTGCACAGTACGCCTCGTGGCGATGGATATTTTTTGTTAACATACCCTTTGGAATTGCTTCTATTATTTTAATCAGTAAGTTTCTTCACGAAAACAAACCTAAAAAACAACCCAATATTGATTGGGCTGGTGCAGTAGCTATGCTGCTTACGGGCGCAGTTATTATGTTCGGTTTGTTGCAAAGTGGTCAGGCATGGCCCTGGTTTTCATTTAATACCTTAGGTGTAATAGCTGTTGGTGCACTAATGGTTTTTATAACGGTACGCATCGAACGCAAATCGGCTGAGCCCATATTGCCTGCATGGGTGTGGAGAAGGCGTGTTCTCCTGGGTGCCAATTTAGCCACCATAGGTATGGCCGTTATTACCATGGGGCCGCAGATGTATTTGCCGGTGTTTGCCCAATCCGTAACCGGGGTGGGTGCCATTGCAGCAGGCTTTATATTGGCCAGCATGAGTATTACCTGGCCGCTTTCGTCCTCTTTATCAGGGAAACTATACCTGCGTATAGGCTTTCGGAACACCGCCCTCTGTGGTATTATTATCGTTATAATAGGTGCTTCCGGATTCTTATTTATGAAATTCCCGGGCCCCGTGTGGGCCTTGGTGGCTTTTCAATTGATAATGGGTGCAGGCTTTGGTTTAATATCTACACCTTTAATAGTAGGGGTACAATCTACGGTGGCATGGGGGCAGCGTGGCGTGGTTACAGGAGCTACCATGTTTTCGCGCTATTTTGGGCAAAGTATTGGAGCCGCATTGTTCGCTACCATATTTAATGCGGCACTTACCGATAAACTGGAGAATGCACCGACTCAACTTCAGGCTCAATTACCCGATGTGAATGAGGTGGTAGAACTGCTTCAATCGCATGGCTCGGTTTCAGGAGTTAGTAACTACCTTCGGGAGGTTTTTTTTGATGCCACGCATAATGTGTACATTGGTTTGGTGGCCACAGCTTGTATTACCTTATTCATCCTCCTACTCACCCCTGCACGTTTTCCAACGGTTGAGGATTGA
- a CDS encoding family 20 glycosylhydrolase: MAILKTIKFSILSVCIVGLSLSVSAQKSKELSFLEQMVQSIGQIPAVAKGDESIQPPAAPAGYRLELKGTDRPQVVDKEGHIFRPLVDVDVLVYYQLIDEASGQKTDVPNKKVSIPGEFKVGDSVNDRPEIIPTPREWLGHIGYFTLKNNGRIIIDNESYQVLKKGMDIFANDMTYLGDWRYTLDQGKQQSGAIYVSLDCNDKALGDEGYRLTIDQNIVLEANTPEGAFMGTRSILQLINIYGNQIPKGIMRDYPKYARRGFMLDAARKFFRMEFLQDYIRIMSYYKMNEFQVHLNDNGFKQFFNNDWDKTYSAFRLASDTYPGLTAKDGSYTKEEFTDLQKMGMSYGINLIPEIDIPAHSLAFTHYKPSLGSREYGMDHLDITKKETYTFFDALFDEYLGGDNPVFIGPDVHIGTDEYSKEKAEEFRKFTDHYLKLVQSYGKRARLWGALTHAQGETPVTSDNVIMNAWYNGYADPNDMIDQGYELISTTDRHLYIVPAAGYYHDYLNLDFLFNQWEPNLIGGDVFPFGHSSISGGMFAVWNDHVGNGISEKDVHHRAFPALQVLAQKMWAGKTDNLQLPEFQEMAGKLIEAPYVNVMAKVKSQGDVVLHYNFETSAKKDFSPNGYDLNTSPKAKWKKNKGYRFKDNSTLATPIEEIGYPYQVTFDITFDKDISPEAVLFSSANAQVVASPKDGKIQLGFKRDGYYYSFDHLIDANTPVSLAVYGDHKGTSLLIDGNEVERLQGKTKEGVTEKGDINKIYIQQTLVFPLRTIGDAQDGFKGTLRQLKVKNGN; the protein is encoded by the coding sequence ATGGCCATATTAAAAACAATCAAGTTCTCAATTTTATCTGTTTGTATTGTCGGTTTATCCCTATCTGTTTCCGCTCAAAAAAGTAAGGAGTTATCATTCCTGGAACAGATGGTGCAAAGCATCGGGCAAATTCCAGCAGTGGCCAAAGGCGATGAGTCCATTCAACCCCCTGCAGCTCCAGCCGGTTATCGTTTGGAATTGAAAGGCACCGACCGGCCGCAGGTTGTGGATAAGGAAGGCCATATTTTTAGGCCTCTCGTGGATGTCGATGTGCTGGTTTATTATCAACTGATAGACGAGGCCAGCGGACAAAAAACGGACGTTCCCAACAAAAAGGTTAGCATACCCGGTGAGTTTAAGGTGGGGGATTCGGTTAACGATCGACCCGAAATTATACCCACTCCGCGCGAATGGCTGGGCCACATTGGATACTTTACCCTAAAAAACAACGGCCGCATAATTATAGACAACGAGAGCTACCAAGTGCTAAAAAAGGGTATGGACATCTTTGCCAACGATATGACCTATTTGGGCGATTGGCGTTATACCCTTGATCAGGGCAAGCAGCAATCCGGGGCAATATATGTTAGCTTGGATTGCAACGACAAAGCATTGGGCGATGAGGGTTACCGCCTTACCATCGATCAGAATATTGTATTGGAGGCCAACACGCCTGAGGGTGCTTTTATGGGGACGCGAAGCATTTTGCAATTGATAAATATATATGGCAACCAGATTCCCAAAGGCATCATGCGCGACTACCCGAAATATGCCCGTCGCGGTTTTATGTTGGATGCCGCCCGTAAGTTTTTCCGTATGGAGTTCCTCCAAGATTATATTCGGATCATGTCGTATTACAAGATGAACGAGTTTCAGGTGCATCTCAACGACAACGGCTTTAAGCAGTTTTTTAATAACGATTGGGACAAAACTTATTCTGCATTTAGGTTAGCGTCAGATACCTATCCCGGACTCACGGCCAAGGACGGTTCTTATACCAAAGAAGAGTTTACCGACCTCCAGAAAATGGGGATGAGTTATGGCATAAATTTGATTCCCGAAATTGACATCCCGGCACACAGTCTGGCTTTTACGCATTACAAGCCTTCGTTGGGTAGCCGCGAGTACGGCATGGATCATCTGGATATTACCAAAAAAGAAACTTATACCTTTTTCGATGCCCTCTTTGATGAGTATCTCGGGGGCGATAATCCTGTTTTTATTGGCCCCGACGTGCATATCGGTACCGATGAGTATTCTAAGGAAAAGGCGGAGGAGTTCCGCAAGTTCACCGACCACTATCTTAAACTGGTGCAAAGCTACGGCAAGCGTGCCCGCCTTTGGGGAGCGCTCACTCATGCGCAGGGCGAAACACCGGTTACCTCGGACAATGTGATTATGAATGCCTGGTACAACGGTTACGCCGATCCCAACGATATGATAGATCAAGGCTATGAGTTGATTTCTACCACCGACCGTCATCTGTATATCGTACCGGCTGCTGGTTATTATCACGATTATCTTAACCTCGATTTCCTGTTCAACCAATGGGAGCCCAACCTTATCGGGGGCGATGTTTTTCCCTTTGGGCATTCCAGCATCAGCGGCGGTATGTTTGCCGTGTGGAACGATCATGTGGGTAATGGTATCAGCGAAAAGGATGTGCACCACCGCGCTTTCCCGGCGCTGCAGGTGCTGGCGCAAAAAATGTGGGCGGGCAAAACCGATAATCTCCAACTTCCAGAATTTCAGGAAATGGCCGGTAAGCTTATCGAGGCCCCGTACGTTAATGTAATGGCCAAGGTAAAATCGCAAGGCGATGTAGTGCTGCATTATAATTTTGAGACATCGGCAAAAAAAGATTTTTCACCCAATGGATATGACCTCAACACCTCCCCAAAAGCCAAATGGAAAAAGAATAAAGGCTATCGCTTTAAAGACAACAGCACCCTGGCCACGCCCATCGAGGAGATCGGCTATCCCTATCAGGTAACTTTCGACATTACTTTTGATAAAGATATTTCACCCGAGGCCGTCCTGTTTTCATCGGCTAATGCCCAAGTAGTGGCATCACCCAAAGATGGTAAAATACAGTTGGGTTTTAAACGCGACGGTTATTATTATTCCTTCGACCACCTTATTGATGCCAACACGCCGGTAAGCCTGGCTGTGTACGGCGATCATAAAGGCACCTCGTTGTTGATTGACGGAAACGAAGTAGAACGCTTGCAGGGAAAAACGAAAGAAGGCGTGACAGAAAAAGGCGACATCAATAAAATATACATTCAGCAAACGCTTGTGTTCCCCCTACGAACCATCGGGGATGCCCAAGATGGTTTCAAGGGAACCTTGCGCCAATTAAAGGTAAAGAATGGAAATTAA
- a CDS encoding DJ-1 family glyoxalase III gives MKRVFIFLAEGFEEIEAITPIDVLRRAQIDVTTVSISDKREVHGAHKIPIVADVVFADADFSGADLLVLPGGLPGSTNLNEHIALKELLVDFSNKGKLIGAICAAPLVLGGLGLLKDKTATCYPGVEGKLTGAKHTGAPLEVDGNIVTAKGIGAAMKFALQLVSMLKSKEEANRLAKEMVVE, from the coding sequence ATGAAACGAGTATTTATTTTTTTAGCCGAAGGCTTTGAAGAAATTGAAGCCATTACACCCATTGATGTTTTGCGCAGAGCCCAAATTGATGTAACCACAGTATCTATTTCCGATAAAAGAGAGGTGCACGGGGCACACAAAATACCTATAGTGGCAGATGTTGTGTTTGCCGATGCCGACTTTTCGGGTGCCGATTTACTGGTACTCCCCGGAGGCCTGCCTGGCAGTACGAATTTAAACGAGCATATAGCTTTAAAAGAATTACTGGTTGATTTTTCGAACAAAGGTAAACTGATTGGCGCCATTTGTGCCGCCCCACTTGTGCTCGGTGGCTTAGGGCTGCTTAAAGACAAAACCGCCACCTGTTATCCGGGAGTTGAAGGTAAACTAACGGGCGCCAAACACACCGGTGCTCCCCTGGAAGTGGACGGCAACATTGTTACTGCCAAGGGTATTGGTGCTGCCATGAAATTTGCCCTACAACTGGTTAGCATGCTTAAAAGTAAGGAAGAAGCCAATAGACTGGCCAAGGAAATGGTAGTGGAATAA